The Apium graveolens cultivar Ventura chromosome 11, ASM990537v1, whole genome shotgun sequence genome has a window encoding:
- the LOC141695536 gene encoding uncharacterized protein LOC141695536 — translation MAQRWYNRLSPNSIGSFKDLSQAFIKQFVSGRVHEKSSSSLMGIVQGAKESLREYLNRFMKEALKVPNLDDKVAMISLQQGTRYEFFKMSLAKHPLESILQLQDRAGKYIKVKESMKKMTINNEPTGSKKRKTDQEYDAKDKYP, via the coding sequence atggctcaaaggtggtacaacCGTCTctccccaaactctattggatcctttAAGGACTTGAGCCAAGCTTTTATCAAGCAGTTCGTAAGTGGCAGAGTACACGAGAAGAGTTCATCCTCTCTAATGGGCATAGtccaaggagcaaaggagtccctAAGAGAATATCTGAATCGATTTATGAAGGAGGCTTTGAAGGTCCCtaatcttgatgataaggtagctatgatatcCCTACAGCAAGGGACTAGATACGAGTTCTTTAAAATGTCCCTGGCTAAGCACCCTCTCGAAAGCAtattgcagctccaggatagagcaggaaagtatatcaaggtgaaGGAGAGTATGAAGAAGATGACTATAAATAATGAACCTACTGGAAGCAAGAAGCGGAAGACGGATCAGGAGTACgatgccaaggacaagtatccatGA